The nucleotide window ATAACTTAATATAATATTTATGTACTTGTTTTCCCTGTCGTTTATCCCTTCATGGGCTTCTCATATATCGAATCCATATGACATTTCATCCATATTTCAAGCTTATCATCAGGTTCATTTTCGTTTTTTAGGAGTGAGTTTCTTTAGAAGGGATATAGTTTTAAAGCAGCTTATTACCCCTATCCATTTATAAAAGTTCTCACTCAAAGATCCAGGTTGTTCGAAATGAACGATCAATCAGAAGTACGTTTTGGTTGGGTATATTCCGTAGTTCACGATAAACTATAGAAAAGCGGAAGAAATTAGTCATATGGAGGTTCACGTTTCAAATCTATTTCCCTGAAAGATATAGGAAATGAGGAAAGAAATTCTCCATTTTATTCAGGAAACTAACTATCCGAAAGTATCCGTTAAAATAAAGGTGGTGATAATGGTGAAGAAAAACTACTCAACCATGTTTCTCTTATTATTTGTTGCATCCATATCCGGCGGATTGGCTTTGAAGAATGTCTATGATTATTCCATGCTCGCCGGGGTTGGTATAGGATTGATCTTCTTGTTATGTGCATTCATAGCCATTAATAAAAAACCATCTAAATATTGATTATGATACATACCAAAAGGGAACATCCATCATGTTCCCTTCGTCATTTCTTAGATATCTATCTTCATGTCCTGCAAAGCACCCATCTGTACATATTTAATTAATTTCACGCATTCTGTATGAACCCGTTTCCTTCCTATATCCGTCATGAACCAATTATCCTTTCCCGTGTATCCATCCTTTGCAGTGCAGAGTGTGTACTCTATCCAATCTGGCATATAGGTCAGCAAGGAAAGATGCAATCGTCTCATATGATAAGGTGTTGTCACAACAAGGATGCGTCGCATCTTATATAATTGAAACGCTCGATTCAGGATGAACATTGAGGCTATTACATTCTCGACAGTATGCAACGACTTGTCCTCTAGCAAAATACAATCCTCTGGAATACCTGAAGAAATCGCTTCCCTCTTCAAGATTTCAGCTTCCGTTAATTCGCTGCCATCCCATTTTACTCCCCCGGAAAATAAAACCTTCTCCGCTCTTCCCCGCTCGAACAGCTCAACGGCCCTCGGCAACCGGTATAAAACCGCCTTACTGCTGCCTGCCACGAATATACAATCTCCAGGCTGCCCATCATCGCGGATACCCGAAAATAACAGCTTAGTCATTTGCTCATCGGACAGCTTGTCAGCATCTAATTCGGATATTTGCATATAGCACCCCTTTTTCAACATGTATAAAAAAGCATTAGAATTTCTACTATTATTGTACGAGCCAACGGTTGAATTGTTCACATTAATTTTGCGAATATTAGATGCCTCATAATAAATAGTTAAAAAAAAACAAAAGCATTTGATATTCTATTCTCAAATGCTTTTGCTGACTCTGCGATATTTATTTTTTATCCTTACAATGCAGGGATGCTACATATCCAAAGGTCATTCCTGGTCCTAGTGTTGCACCAGGTCCTGGATAGGAATGCCCCATAATTGATGCTGAACAGTTGCCGCAGGCATATACATTATCGAAGACCGTTCCGTCCTCCTTTACGACCCTTGCAAACTCGTCAGTAACGACACCACCCTTTGTACCGATATCACCAGGATAAACCTTCATTGCATAATAAGGCCCTTCATTAATTTCAAGTAAATTAGGATTTGGCAAAGATGGATCCCCATAATAGCGGTCATGGGTTGTTTCTCCTCTATGAAAGTCCAAATCTTTGCCATTTCGTGCAAACTCATTAAATCTGTTTATGGTTTTAACTAAATTTCCTTGTGGAATATTTAATTTTTTCTCTAATTCCTCGACTGTTTCTCCTGCCAAAACAACCCCATTCTCATAGTATGATTCAGGGAAATCCTGACCTGGGAAAAGGCCGGTAAAGATATATCTTTTCTTGGCCCGTGCATCTAGAATAATCCATGAAGTAATTGCTTTACCGTTGGTCTTTTCATTATGCTCGTACATTTTATCGACGAATTCATGATACGGCGTTGGTTCGTTAATATATCGATTTCCATCTTGGTCAACAATAATCATATTCGGTATTCCTCTGTCAGCCACCAAGAAGAAAGGCATTCCTAAATGATTAATGACAGTGGGTGCTCCCCACACTCTGTCCATTAAACCGAACTTGGCATTTAATTTAGCAAAAGGTTCAATTATATCGCCAGTTTGACCTTTT belongs to Pradoshia eiseniae and includes:
- a CDS encoding YdcF family protein, which codes for MQISELDADKLSDEQMTKLLFSGIRDDGQPGDCIFVAGSSKAVLYRLPRAVELFERGRAEKVLFSGGVKWDGSELTEAEILKREAISSGIPEDCILLEDKSLHTVENVIASMFILNRAFQLYKMRRILVVTTPYHMRRLHLSLLTYMPDWIEYTLCTAKDGYTGKDNWFMTDIGRKRVHTECVKLIKYVQMGALQDMKIDI